From the genome of Longimicrobium sp.:
CATCAGCGCGTGCACCACCTCCGGGCGGACGCCGGAGAAGCCCTTGGCGAGGACGTTGGCGCGCAGCAGGGTGATGGCGCGCGTCTCCGCGCGGGGGAGCGCGGGGCCTACTCCGCAGGCGTGGCTGCGGATCAGGTTGAGCTGGAGCTCCTCCACCCGGTCGATGGGGATCACCGTCTCGGCGAGGCGCCCAAAGCCGGTGGTGATGCCGTACACCACGCGCTCCTCGCGCAGCGCCGCCTCCACCACCGCGCGCGAGCGGAGAATGCGCTCCTCCGTCCCGGGCGCGAGCGCGACCTCCACCTCGCAGTCGAACGCCACGCGTTCGATGTCTTCGAGCGTGAGGGTGTCGCCATCGATTTCGATCCGCTGCCGCACTGCGCGCTCCGGGGGAAGGGTGTTCGGGGGACGTTCAAGATAAGGCGTTTGCTGCGGGGGGGACAACTGGCAGCCCGGCGGTTGAAACCGCTGCAACAACCGCGGGAAGCCTGCCTTCGCAGGCTCCGTGAGGGAATTGGTGTGGGAGGCGGGAATCCCGGCCGCTTCGCCGGGGGCTGAAGCCCCCGGCTGGAACCACGGAAAGGCGGCTGAAGCCGGCTCGCGAACCGCGACATCGGACCCGGAGTCCGCGGAGGCGGACTTTGTGCCGTTGTTGCCGCGAGTTTACTCGCCCCAGCCATGACTGCTGCACCAAAACAGGAGCGGCGCCACACTCGGCGCCGCCCCCGCTCTTCGTCTAGCGAACTAACGCGCTCACGCACTTCCCGTTCAAGCCGCCGCCCCGGACTGCACGGGAGCATCAGTCAGCTTCCCGGCGTTCGTCCGCCCCGGCCGCCCGGGGACGACGGCATCAGTTGGAACGCCGGTCCAGGCGCGGCTCGCCGGAGATCATCTGGAACGACCAGTCGAAGATCATCAGCGAGCGGTTCTGCTGGTCGCTCCCCAGGATCTGCGCGCGGACGACGCCGTAGTGGGTGCGGCCGCCGACGGTGAAGGCGAGCACGTAGCTGCTCTCCGGGTTCAGCGCCACCGCCGTGGTGGAGTAGCCCGCGGCCGGGGCCGTGGTCACCGCGACGCACTCCGGACCCGAACCGGGGCCGCACGCCAGCGCCGTGGTACGTCCCGCGTCGGCGATGCGGGTGCCGTTCAGCGGCACGATCCGCCAGCCGGTCCCGTCGCGCTCCAGCCTCCAGTGCGCGTCGGCCGTGGTGCCGCTCACCACGGCGGCCGTGCCGGTGGTGACGTTGTAGCGGAAGCCGCTCTGCGCCGGGTTGGAGCTGTGTGCGTACACCAGCTCCGCGGCGCGATCGGGTCGCGGGATGGCGGTGACTTCGGCGCTCAGCGAGCTCACGCGGCCCAGCGTGTCCACGGCGGCCAGGCGGTAGCCGTAGGTGTGGCCGTTCGCGGCGTTCAGGTCCACGTACCCGTTCCCATCCGACTCGCCGACCGGGTACAGGTAGTCGCTCCGGGCGTCGATGCGCGTCAGGAAGACGCG
Proteins encoded in this window:
- a CDS encoding fibronectin type III domain-containing protein, which produces MRTSFRITALAALVLGAGACDNEPIFVGDRPGAPEDLLAEYAWVFEGFTAAGQSVGHPAVDLTWFPPSDWDQEPFRVYGKRGGGSGFFLIATVTSCTENGCTYRDRNVAPGTTYEYYVATVNEATDEETTSDTREVIFVPATSIPAAPRLETPVALDSAVYLRWTDPSNGSNVGRYRVFLTRIDARSDYLYPVGESDGNGYVDLNAANGHTYGYRLAAVDTLGRVSSLSAEVTAIPRPDRAAELVYAHSSNPAQSGFRYNVTTGTAAVVSGTTADAHWRLERDGTGWRIVPLNGTRIADAGRTTALACGPGSGPECVAVTTAPAAGYSTTAVALNPESSYVLAFTVGGRTHYGVVRAQILGSDQQNRSLMIFDWSFQMISGEPRLDRRSN